A DNA window from Niabella yanshanensis contains the following coding sequences:
- a CDS encoding Lrp/AsnC ligand binding domain-containing protein yields the protein MNSKLNLDKLDLQIIEHMMDDAEISYADLGKKLFVSGGTIHVRIKKLQKDGVVKGTRLNPDLKLLGYDVIAFIGIYLRESSLYDSVAKELHKISEIVRLNYTTGNYSMFAEIVCKDISELRDVLHEKLQKIKGIERTETFISLEESFSRSVKVLDQ from the coding sequence ATGAATTCTAAATTAAATCTAGATAAGCTCGATTTGCAGATCATTGAGCATATGATGGACGATGCGGAGATCTCTTATGCTGACCTGGGTAAGAAGTTATTTGTGTCGGGAGGCACCATCCACGTACGTATTAAAAAGCTGCAAAAAGATGGGGTGGTAAAGGGCACACGCTTAAATCCAGACCTGAAGCTTTTGGGTTACGATGTAATTGCTTTTATCGGTATTTACCTGAGAGAGAGCTCCTTATATGATTCGGTCGCCAAGGAACTTCATAAGATCAGTGAAATTGTGCGTTTGAATTATACCACGGGTAACTACAGCATGTTTGCTGAAATCGTATGTAAAGATATCTCGGAGTTAAGAGATGTATTACACGAAAAGTTACAAAAAATAAAAGGTATTGAGCGAACGGAAACCTTTATATCGCTGGAAGAAAGCTTTTCGAGAAGTGTCAAAGTATTAGACCAGTAA
- a CDS encoding peptidase associated domain and porin domain-containing protein: MRTFLLLCLVALFPTVLMAQKITGAIKGTIYDSINDYALQSASISVYKQSDSSIVEFQLSNTSGEFDIKNLPPKVPLYMIVSHTGYRPVIKNLLLDSLNLSTDFKKLFLFQKAENEMDEVVVKAVQPIRMNGDTLEINPDAFKLDSNAVVEDMLMRVPGLTVWGDGTITMNGRKLEKVYVDGKPFFGGAAQTATQNLPKNAIEKIQLYQEKDLSKVQQSEEKTDSLYAMNIKLKADKKKGMFGKIGAGYGTDDRYTGDGVMQFYNKRTQAGIAAGINNINKEEGTGENAFLENTFKSNFRVFFGGRGGGADGITRRTYANAKIQHSFSESDNSQFYNRMSADYGYLNTLKNVLTNTTNIQNITQNNSSYKLSNIGESRGMNNNTSNNVKFMYENRKQFGNFVNLTANYTNQFTTSENESTTNVFKNDSTAISTALNRNRSTTVNDNLNMFGFIRSNDAGQLQDPRKNFMLFFNGGYNNSSSNSNTVSRFLSYIDTIPSDLIDRKYNTLNRNYNASLTLNYDGFKSLIFGIYNFFNIDVSLANDISISRSEMDSRVSDLDTLNNLYQQNELLTNNNILTNFSYKPGLSFRKSINKSVWEKYNYWFSMGVELKYQFLNQKNESSFLFRNIDRNFTAFTPNLNMNFSYTKNNAYRMNSYLWANIQQTPASIDQLYPLVDSTNRYNIIAGNPNLKASTNTYGNWNFDINRSKMNTKSNYGASIGLNYNNTANAVSDNLVYDSSGRSIRYLINVAHQRAVSGNFSTRFSTNLTKLSSLNFSYRLNLSTNERPGFINSVSSTSTNNSISNNLSATYSLIDKFNITIGETIATNRSVQQSANRISSVIRNYTTTGNINYFITKELTLNTSLNYQNNIAANGNSVKVNIWNANAIYRFMQQKAELKLSAFDLLRQNKNITNFVRENSATTTITNGLQQYFMVTFSYYPRKFGGRSGAPPPPPGAIMIVR; encoded by the coding sequence ATGAGAACTTTTTTACTGCTATGCCTGGTAGCCCTGTTTCCAACGGTGTTGATGGCTCAAAAAATAACGGGAGCCATTAAGGGCACCATTTATGATTCTATTAATGATTATGCCTTACAATCTGCATCCATATCGGTTTACAAACAATCAGATTCCAGCATTGTAGAGTTTCAGCTCAGCAATACATCCGGCGAATTTGATATTAAAAACCTGCCGCCCAAGGTACCGTTGTATATGATCGTATCCCATACAGGGTACCGGCCGGTAATCAAAAATTTGTTGCTCGACAGTTTAAATCTGAGCACTGATTTTAAAAAATTATTCCTCTTCCAAAAAGCAGAAAATGAAATGGATGAAGTAGTGGTAAAAGCCGTTCAGCCCATAAGAATGAATGGAGATACCCTTGAGATCAATCCTGACGCTTTTAAATTAGACTCAAATGCGGTAGTAGAAGACATGTTGATGCGGGTACCGGGGTTGACAGTCTGGGGCGACGGAACGATCACTATGAATGGCCGTAAGCTGGAAAAAGTGTATGTAGACGGAAAGCCCTTCTTTGGTGGAGCGGCCCAAACCGCTACCCAGAACCTGCCCAAAAATGCTATCGAAAAAATCCAATTGTACCAGGAGAAAGATCTGTCGAAAGTACAGCAGTCTGAAGAAAAGACAGATTCCTTGTATGCCATGAACATCAAGCTAAAAGCCGATAAGAAAAAAGGTATGTTTGGAAAAATCGGGGCAGGCTATGGAACCGATGACCGTTATACCGGAGACGGCGTGATGCAGTTTTATAATAAACGAACGCAGGCGGGCATTGCAGCGGGGATTAATAACATTAATAAAGAGGAAGGCACAGGCGAAAATGCCTTCCTGGAAAATACGTTCAAATCAAACTTCCGGGTATTTTTTGGCGGCCGCGGCGGCGGCGCTGATGGTATCACCAGGCGCACCTATGCCAATGCCAAAATACAGCATAGCTTTTCCGAATCGGATAATTCCCAGTTTTACAATCGTATGTCGGCAGACTATGGTTACCTGAATACTTTGAAAAACGTATTGACTAATACTACTAACATTCAGAATATCACCCAAAATAATAGCAGCTATAAACTATCGAATATTGGCGAGAGCAGAGGCATGAATAATAACACCAGTAACAATGTGAAATTCATGTATGAGAACCGAAAACAATTTGGCAATTTTGTAAACCTCACGGCCAACTATACCAACCAGTTTACGACCAGCGAAAATGAATCTACGACCAATGTTTTCAAAAATGACTCGACGGCTATCAGTACTGCCCTTAACCGCAACCGGTCTACTACCGTTAACGACAACCTGAATATGTTTGGTTTTATACGTTCCAATGATGCCGGGCAGCTACAGGATCCCAGGAAAAATTTTATGTTATTTTTCAATGGTGGTTATAACAACTCCAGTAGTAACAGCAATACCGTAAGCCGGTTCCTGTCTTATATTGATACGATTCCTTCAGACCTGATTGACAGAAAGTACAATACGCTTAACCGTAATTATAATGCCAGCCTAACTCTCAACTACGATGGTTTCAAAAGCCTGATATTTGGCATTTATAATTTCTTTAATATAGATGTATCCCTGGCCAATGATATCAGCATCAGCAGAAGCGAGATGGACTCAAGGGTTTCAGACCTGGATACCCTCAACAATTTATACCAGCAAAATGAGCTCCTGACCAATAACAATATACTCACCAACTTCTCCTATAAACCGGGATTGAGCTTCAGGAAATCCATCAATAAATCGGTGTGGGAAAAATACAATTACTGGTTCTCAATGGGCGTAGAGTTAAAATACCAGTTCCTGAATCAAAAGAATGAATCGAGCTTTTTGTTTCGTAACATCGACAGGAACTTCACGGCATTTACGCCCAACCTGAATATGAATTTCAGTTATACCAAGAATAACGCCTATAGAATGAATTCTTATTTGTGGGCCAATATTCAGCAAACACCCGCATCTATTGATCAGCTGTATCCGCTGGTGGACAGTACCAACCGGTATAATATTATAGCGGGTAATCCTAACCTTAAAGCCTCAACCAATACTTATGGTAACTGGAACTTTGATATCAACAGGTCCAAAATGAACACCAAGAGCAATTACGGCGCCAGCATAGGCCTCAATTACAATAATACAGCCAATGCGGTAAGTGATAATCTTGTTTATGATAGTTCAGGAAGAAGCATTCGTTACCTGATCAATGTAGCTCATCAAAGAGCAGTTAGTGGGAACTTCAGTACGCGGTTCTCCACCAACCTCACTAAATTAAGTAGCCTTAATTTTTCTTACAGGCTTAATTTGTCTACCAACGAACGCCCTGGTTTTATTAATTCAGTTAGCTCTACATCTACCAATAATTCTATATCAAACAACCTGAGCGCTACTTACAGCCTGATCGACAAATTCAATATTACGATCGGGGAAACCATTGCCACCAACAGAAGTGTGCAACAAAGCGCTAACCGCATTAGCTCGGTGATACGAAATTATACCACTACTGGTAACATCAATTATTTTATAACTAAGGAACTGACATTGAACACCTCTCTGAACTATCAGAATAATATAGCAGCGAACGGTAATTCGGTAAAAGTAAACATCTGGAATGCCAATGCCATTTATCGCTTTATGCAGCAAAAAGCTGAATTAAAATTATCCGCTTTTGATCTGTTAAGACAAAATAAAAATATCACCAACTTTGTCCGGGAAAACTCGGCAACCACTACCATTACCAATGGCCTGCAGCAGTATTTTATGGTTACCTTCTCTTACTATCCCAGGAAGTTTGGCGGAAGATCGGGAGCCCCGCCCCCACCGCCTGGCGCCATTATGATTGTTCGCTAA
- the ligA gene encoding NAD-dependent DNA ligase LigA, which yields MYSKETTIALQENTQALLKDTPETLASPDSTEQLRQALRFHEYRYYVLSDPLIADGEYDQLFKLLERTEQAHQDWITKDSPTQRVAKELTGNFVTVQHLVPMLSLDNSYNEADLKDFDRKARQLSKLDTIAYCVEPKFDGGSISLIYENDLLVRGATRGNGVAGDDVTTNVKQIRTLPLSARFSDYGLQQVEIRGEVLMNKNSFKKYNDALVEKGLAPLANPRNAAAGTLRIKDPAEVRRRNLEAFVYHISDYTLLPGKEIPEELTTHAGSLKLLWDLGFRSPVKEMRVFDGIDAVVTYCLEFEDKRDDLPYEIDGMVIKVNDFDLQDQLGMTSHHPRWAMAFKFKARQGTSKLLNVDFQVGRTGSITPVAKIEPVYIGGVTVSSISLFNEDVIREKDLMIGDTVLVERAGDVIPYIVKPLAELRTGTETKIAFPQGCPICASQLFKEEGEAAWRCINIECPAQVVERMIHYVSKNALDIKGFGEANIRKFYELGLLKDIPGIYKLNFEAIGKLEGFGAKSIEKLQEAIQQSKQQPLHRLIFALGIRFVGETTAKVLAQKVSHLLDLRNFSQEALQELEDIGPKVAGSIVDFFSNADNINMLQELEDLGIQLNNSSKEMHGGGQLEGVTFLFTGTLPTLKRSEAEEMAEAKGGKILGGVSAKLNYLVVGEDAGSKLDKAKKLNTVKIISEAEFLKMIAVENNGL from the coding sequence ATGTACAGCAAAGAAACTACCATTGCCCTGCAGGAAAATACGCAGGCACTTTTAAAAGATACTCCTGAAACGCTTGCCTCCCCGGACAGCACCGAACAACTGCGCCAGGCATTGCGTTTTCATGAATACCGGTATTATGTTTTGAGCGACCCGTTGATTGCAGACGGAGAGTATGACCAGCTATTTAAATTGCTGGAAAGAACGGAACAAGCTCATCAGGACTGGATCACTAAAGATTCGCCCACGCAAAGAGTTGCCAAAGAGCTGACCGGTAATTTCGTAACCGTACAGCACCTGGTGCCGATGTTGTCGCTGGACAACTCTTATAATGAAGCCGATCTGAAGGACTTTGACAGGAAAGCCAGGCAACTATCTAAATTGGATACCATCGCCTACTGTGTAGAACCTAAGTTTGACGGTGGCAGTATTTCCCTTATTTATGAAAATGACTTATTAGTTCGCGGGGCTACGCGCGGCAATGGCGTAGCGGGAGATGATGTTACCACCAATGTAAAACAAATCCGTACGTTGCCGCTTTCAGCCCGTTTTAGTGATTACGGCCTGCAACAGGTTGAAATTCGCGGCGAGGTGCTGATGAACAAAAACAGTTTCAAAAAATATAATGATGCACTGGTTGAAAAAGGCCTGGCGCCTTTAGCCAATCCGCGTAACGCCGCCGCAGGCACTCTACGCATAAAGGACCCGGCTGAAGTAAGAAGAAGAAACCTGGAAGCTTTTGTTTACCATATCAGCGATTACACTTTATTGCCCGGAAAAGAAATACCTGAAGAGCTCACTACACATGCCGGTTCCCTGAAACTATTGTGGGACCTGGGTTTCAGAAGCCCGGTTAAGGAAATGAGGGTATTTGATGGAATAGATGCGGTAGTTACCTATTGCCTGGAATTTGAAGACAAACGGGATGATCTGCCTTATGAAATTGACGGCATGGTGATTAAGGTTAACGATTTTGATCTGCAGGATCAATTAGGTATGACCTCCCATCATCCACGCTGGGCCATGGCCTTTAAATTCAAGGCCCGGCAGGGCACCAGTAAATTACTGAATGTAGATTTCCAGGTGGGACGTACCGGCTCCATTACGCCCGTCGCGAAAATAGAGCCTGTATATATTGGTGGGGTTACGGTAAGCTCCATCTCCTTATTTAATGAAGATGTGATACGTGAGAAAGACCTGATGATAGGCGATACGGTATTAGTAGAACGTGCAGGCGATGTAATTCCTTACATTGTTAAACCCCTGGCCGAATTACGTACCGGCACAGAAACCAAAATAGCATTTCCGCAGGGCTGCCCTATTTGTGCCAGCCAGCTTTTTAAAGAAGAAGGAGAAGCCGCCTGGCGCTGTATCAATATTGAATGTCCTGCCCAGGTGGTGGAGCGCATGATTCATTACGTGAGTAAAAACGCACTGGATATCAAAGGATTTGGCGAAGCTAATATCAGGAAGTTTTATGAATTGGGTTTACTAAAAGATATTCCGGGTATTTATAAGCTGAACTTTGAAGCAATTGGAAAGCTGGAAGGCTTTGGCGCTAAATCAATTGAAAAGCTACAGGAAGCCATACAGCAAAGTAAACAGCAGCCCCTGCACCGGCTCATCTTTGCCCTGGGTATCCGGTTTGTGGGGGAAACTACTGCCAAGGTATTGGCCCAGAAAGTGAGTCACCTGTTAGACCTCAGGAATTTCTCACAAGAGGCGTTACAGGAACTGGAAGATATTGGTCCTAAAGTAGCCGGCAGTATTGTTGACTTTTTTAGCAATGCCGATAATATCAACATGCTGCAGGAACTGGAAGACCTGGGTATTCAGCTCAATAACAGCAGTAAGGAGATGCATGGCGGCGGTCAGCTGGAAGGTGTCACTTTTTTATTTACCGGTACACTTCCTACATTGAAAAGGAGTGAAGCCGAAGAAATGGCAGAAGCCAAAGGCGGAAAAATACTGGGAGGTGTCAGCGCGAAACTAAACTACCTGGTAGTAGGTGAAGACGCCGGCAGCAAACTGGATAAAGCCAAAAAATTAAATACGGTGAAAATTATCAGCGAAGCTGAGTTTTTAAAGATGATCGCTGTAGAAAACAACGGTTTGTAA